One genomic region from Chionomys nivalis chromosome 17, mChiNiv1.1, whole genome shotgun sequence encodes:
- the Krt8 gene encoding keratin, type II cytoskeletal 8 has product MSIRVTQKTYKVSTSGPRAFSSRSYTSGPGARISSSSFSRVGSGSSFRGGLGTGMGLGGFSGAGVGGGITAVTVNQSLLSPLKLEVDPNIQAVRTQEKEQIKSLNNKFASFIDKVRFLEQQNKMLETKWSLLQQQKTSRSNMDNMFESYINNLRRQLEALGQEKLKLEAELGNMQGLVEDFKNKYEDEINKRTEMENEFVLIKKDVDEAYMNKVELESRLEGLTDEINFLRQIHEEEIRELQSQISDTSVVLSMDNSRSLDMDSIIAEVRAQYEDIANRSRAEAESMYQVKYEELQTLAGKHGDDLRRTKTEISEMNRNISRLQAEIDGLKGQKATLEAAIADAEQRGEMAIKDANAKLAQLEAALQQAKQDMARQLREYQELMNVKLALDIEIATYRKLLEGEESRLESGMQNLSIHTKTSSGYAGGLNSAYGGLTSPGFNYGMSSFQPGFGSVGGSSTYSRTKAVVVKKIETRDGKLVSESSDILPK; this is encoded by the exons ATGTCCATCAGGGTGACCCAGAAGACCTACAAGGTGTCCACCTCCGGCCCCCGGGCCTTCAGCAGCCGTTCGTACACGAGTGGACCCGGTGCGCGCATCAGCTCGTCCAGCTTTTCCCGGGTGGGCAGCGGCAGCAGCTTCCGGGGCGGCCTGGGCACCGGCATGGGTCTGGGCGGCTTCAGCGGGGCTGGTGTAGGAGGCGGCATCACAGCAGTCACGGTGAACCAGAGCCTGCTGAGCCCCTTGAAGCTGGAGGTGGACCCCAACATCCAGGCCGTGCGCACCCAGGAGAAGGAGCAGATTAAATCTCTTAACAACAAGTTCGCCTCCTTCATTGACAAG GTGCGCTTCTTGGAGCAGCAGAACAAGATGCTGGAGACCAAGTGGAGCCTGTTGCAGCAGCAGAAGACATCGAGGAGCAACATGGACAACATGTTTGAGAGCTACATCAACAACCTTCGACGGCAGCTGGAAGCCCTGGGCCAGGAGAAGCTGAAGCTGGAGGCAGAGCTTGGCAACATGCAGGGCCTGGTGGAGGACTTCAAGAACAA GTATGAGGATGAGATCAACAAGCGTACAGAGATGGAGAACGAATTTGTCCTCATCAAGAAG GATGTGGATGAAGCATATATGAACAAGGTGGAACTGGAGTCCCGCCTGGAAGGGCTGACTGATGAGATCAACTTCCTTCGGCAGATCCATGAAGAG GAGATCCGTGAGCTGCAGTCTCAGATCTCAGACACGTCTGTGGTGCTGTCCATGGACAACAGCCGCTCCCTGGACATGGACAGCATCATCGCTGAAGTCCGTGCCCAGTATGAGGACATCGCCAACCGCAGCCGGGCTGAGGCTGAAAGCATGTACCAAGTTAAG TATGAGGAATTGCAGACCCTGGCTGGGAAGCACGGGGATGACTTGCGCCGCACAAAGACTGAGATCTCTGAGATGAACCGCAACATCAGCCGCCTGCAGGCAGAGATTGACGGCCTCAAAGGCCAG AAAGCTACCCTGGAGGCTGCCATTGCCGATGCCGAGCAGCGTGGGGAGATGGCCATTAAGGATGCCAATGCCAAGCTGGCCCAGTTGGAGGCTGCCCTGCAGCAGGCCAAGCAGGACATGGCGCGGCAACTGCGCGAGTACCAGGAGCTCATGAACGTCAAGCTGGCCCTGGACATCGAGATCGCCACCTACAGGAAGCTGCTGGAGGGCGAGGAGAGCAG GCTAGAGTCTGGGATGCAGAACTTGAGCATCCATACAAAGACCAGCAGTGGCTATGCAG GAGGGCTGAACTCAGCCTATGGGGGACTCACCAGCCCTGGCTTCAACTATGGCATGAGCTCCTTCCAGCCCGGCTTTGGCTCTGTCGGGGGCTCCAGCACTTACAGTCGCACCAAGGCTGTGGTTGTGAAGAAGATTGAAACCCGCGATGGGAAGCTGGTGTCTGAGTCCTCTGATATCCTGCCCAAGTGA